AGTTTCTGCATCATCTGCGGCGTCTTTGGATTTCTCTAGCAACTCATCAAAGATAAATTCCCATAGCTTTTTAGGGAGTTTCTTTGTTGGAATTGGATCTCCACAGGAGCATTCATTTACAAAGTTCCTAATACCGTATTTATCGATGATTTTATTGATCCAACGTTTAAAAGGCCCTTTGTCTGCAGCTGGACGTTGCTTGAGGCAATAAACTATCAGATTAAAACATGACACGGATTCAGACCACCTGCGAAGCAAACGTCGCGTATTCAATActttaaacttctttttttctattttttcagaTCCACTCACTTCTGACTTTTCAGATCCAGAGACATCACCCCACCTCCACCTTATTTTCTTTACGTGAAGAAATTTTTCGGCAAGCTTCATATAGCACTTTCCAAATTGCCAATCGGCCCAATTGGTATGCATAGAAGCAATAGTCCAATCAGAGAAAAAGAGCATGATGAGAGCAATTAGATCCAGGAATATGGCACCATATAGCAAAGTGTAGGTGACCTGGACATCAATGTCCACGAAACCATGCTTGTCCAAGGAATAGAAGAATCCAAAGGCCACCAACACGAAAAGAATGGATATAAACCGGAATATGTATCCCGCCACACTATGCACCACAACCACCTTGGTATAGAAAGCTTCATAGATGAAGTTGAGTTCTAACTCTATCACTTTAAGCGCATCTTCTGCAGTTCTTATCTGGAAAAACTTTCGGCTTTCATTGCGCTCACGGAAGCTGAAGATAAGGTCAACGATGAGTCCCCTGAATATTTTGAAGTAGCGGTGAGCATATATCACCACTTCAACATCGGTTAATATTCCTTCTTTCACATTAGCTGCAAGCTTTGATTCTTTACCTGGCTCTGGTGTCATTTCTATATGTGTTGGTAGTCCAGCTTCTTTCTTTGAAGAGTATTCCTCCATGAGCTTTGCATAGTTGGGCCCCGGATCAGGTTCTTTAAGCATGGATTCTCGGAACCTATTCAAGCTTGCAAGAAACAAGGCAAATGTCCGCTCAAGATACTTGATGATTCCTGCCCCAAACATCAACAATGTTGGGATCCATAGCTTGTTTTTTGGGAGTGTGAGCCAGAAGACGTATACAGTCGCCGCTAGTTGGACGATGAGGCTGAAAAAGTGCCTACGCCACAGCTCATTATCCTCAAGGGCAAATGCAGTTATAGTGTCTGGTCCACCCAAGTGTACCAAAAGGAAGGGAGCCCAAAATGCCAAAAGGTCAATGTTATTATTGATGGACAATGCGTCTCCCTGCTTATCACCACCGCAACTAGTGACTTTGGCTTTACCACTGGAGAAGAAGTAGTGTCCAACACTACTAACAAACTTTTCCTTATCACAGGGATTAATAGAGTCTTTGCTACCGTTAGAGATGTGTCCAACAGCAAAGCTTGCTGCCCAGTCAGCCAGCAAGTAAGATACCCAGATGAACAAGATCGATATTCTGTTTATCGTGCGTTTTCTTAACGGAGCAAGCAGAATCAAAATGACCTGGAGTGTCAGGCTGAAGAGAACTACCGCCTTGATATTCCATGAGTCCCATAGATTCTTCACACCGtttgtaaaacttaaaaaattcatattgaTATAGCctctctttgcttttttttttttttttttttttttcctcactccGACTAAAAGAAAACACTGTAATTTTACAACTGCTAACGGTGGAAAGCAGAATGCACTGTGAACAACATGTGAGtgtaacatctatatatatacaactCGCACAACCGCGTGGCGTCGTGATGCACGAGGATCAATATATAGTTATTTTATGAATTGGTCATTTTTtcctaaacaaaaaatattagaagtaccctttttaagaaaaagtgGACCTACTTAATTAAAGAGGTGTTTTAACATCTTCTCTTCTAagtttctccctctttctcttctcaaaaaaaaaaaaagtttctcccTCTTTGAGTCTTTTCCATTTTGCTTTCTTGATTCTATAAAATAATCTCCCCTTTATATTTATTGAGTCTCAAGttcttcaaaatattttctatgtTTCTCTGTCACTACAGATgtatatttcttcttcttattattattattattattattattattattttatcttagTTTCTCTTTATTTGCATCTGTAGGCGTGTCCGGTTAGTATTGGTCCTTTTTTAGATGGGCCATATATATTCTTCTAACTTGTGTCTTGGTAAATTATGCTTTTGTAGATTTTCTTCCATATAATTTGAACTTTCTAagcttcaaatttattatttttgtgcattctaaatttctcattctctaaggaagattatcatgataattaaagttcatcatcaaattttaatattaacttaattaaaattaaaatgaatatcAAAGGAATAAGTGATAAACTTTGTAATAATCAAATTACTCAAACATTTGCTAGGCATATTTAAATACTAACCATTCATAACGAAATACATATAAACTTGAATTcctactttcaaaaaaaaaaaaaaaaatgaatactaaATATTAACTCAAACTAAAACCAGACCAAAGCCATGAGAGAGATAATGATGCGAGAATCAATAAACAAAACACCAAATCAGGCCAACATAAAAcagaaatgcaagaaaaattattttaaaaaaaaaaataaacgaccaaaagaaagaagagaataaaaaaaaagaaagagagtaatCACTTTTTTGTGGGCAAAACATGAAATGAATGGGAAAGAGGTGTGCTGGGGAAGTAGTAATTGcaaatttatagaaaagaaGATTCGAAGAAGAGAAATAGTTGAAAGAAGAGTAACAGTAAGGTGGTAAATAGTAGGGAGAAAGGGTTTATAATAGGTGGCTAACGTGACACAATAGTAGATTAAAAAACTAATTGCAAATCTTCCGATTACTACAAAGGTATTAGACATAACAACTCATGCTAGAGcgcaataattattaaaattttactatataagaTTTATAAACAGTATATTAACTTTAATCACATATAAAAAggtaattgtggggcccaaatgatttacgggccaggcccatttacccggggagaatccgaaggcccaagccgaggagggctatggcccaaactcgacaaaaAAGTAGCCTATGGATACTGCCGAGGacagtatcaattttggaaaggttgacctaatacgtggacgaaggacaatgaacgcagggaaatataaaaggaaaaagaagtaacctaaagaagggggttgggagaaatggccagaaaccagagcctcccagcccacctccaggagaaagactccaaggGTGTAGggaaacttaaacttgtacgaacaccgcgaaaaacccaccgcctatcgatcaaggcctagccttccaaacccacgctctacaaatgatattgttaggggccttttcacgcgcgaacccgacactgttacggtccgccactaatcgcgtccttacaattggcgccgtctgtgggaaaggcttgtgtcttggtataggaagtgggtcgatagagtttcttcgttgtatctaaccgttggttatagagttctagtataaagttctgttaggaactacgtttcttgattaggggcttggttgaggagctaactcccttaaagccaaggtcccccgtaaagagcaaactaggcacttggtagcgttaaccgtacggataaactctaggggcttcgctgaggagctaactcccctaaagccaagatcccacacaaagagaaaactaggttttggacagaaccaaggcattgcatagtccacggactcaagcctctggggaaaccaactacctggatgtggaaaactaggttttggacagaaccaaggcattgcatagtccacggactcaagcctctggggaaaccaactacctggatgtggaaaactaggttttggacagaaccaaggcattgcatagtccacggactcaagcctctggggaaaccaactacctggatgtggaaaactaggttttggacagaaccaaggcattgcatagtccacggactcaagcctctggggaaaccaactacctggatgtggaaaactaggttttggacagaaccaaggcattgcatagtccacggactcaagcctctggggaaaccaactacctggatgtggaaaactaggttttggacagaaccaaggcattgcatagtcttcggactcaagcctctggggaaaccaactacctggatgtggaaaactaggttttggacagaaccaaggcattgcatagtcctcggactcaagcctctggggaaaccaactacctggatggggaaccaactattttaaaaaaaaaactatggcacataaacctcaaaatccatccgaagagagctccgcgttaacagatgggttaataccttgattgcgtggattcctcggtctaccctctgatcccccaatatcaaaggggttgatgcgacacggcgcaacatattatccaaaagcacaaccaaagttcctcgctactcggctaccctctcggacgaattacttagagtttatcgtactcggacatcgctctagcacgcatcgcgcagcacttagccgttatcccggttagttccaggagtttaatttattggtgATTAATCTGGTTATGCTTGATAATGTTtgtaagtctaaactagtagAAATCTGTGTTAAGGCGTTTCTCTACCTAGAATATCATTAAGAGCaagctcatatttaatattcatgcataaagtagtgattacggagaagaaagatatgtatagagaaatagacacatattttattaagacaaaggaacagtacagtgtacaatggaaagctgaaacaaaacctacatcgaagctaactacgtaagtaacgaagaatacaagagagtgaagataaagccgaggaggcagttcagaggagaggttggctactgcctcgagaccttattccccctccatgcttttgcacgcccataactcaggcagcaaaagaacccaacttggggcctgcaccatCTACAATAAAGGTGCAGgaaacctgacctcaggctaacaccatctacaataaaggtgcagggagccggaagttgggaagcccccgcaaaaatttgcctgctacaaggcagacagtgctgatggcggaaattcctttttctgacataccaaaaatctggcatgaccagaacctgcttcggatttcgactaaaagaaggaggaataccatcttcctcctgtcaagacggaggactggcttgaatcggtgccatccttgtccataccataccaccttgaggattcggtgcctctgaagcgcgcggagacctttcatccctatccaagcctcaaacatcttgctttggggcagtggcactagaaagagggATCGCGGACATCGAAGAAATATAGTTTTGAAGGGAacgggagagttcatgtgcaagtgaagtgatcccctatcccatttatacccagaagtaaaccggtggcatttaattcgcgcagcgtcccaaggaacgctacagacaaaacgtctctggctcgatttccaacgtcgtctgcaaccctgagattaaaggagtctcgagaaggtgcacctctaacactgggacgccaaaaggtaccgcgtgatcaaaggttatgaaaacacctcttaatttgtgggcctagtaaatccgcggcccaggcccattcagcatatgggcccagggacagaaccaaggccttgtatagtcctcggactcaagcctatggggaaaccaagtacgaaaaattataaaaattacaagtttttggacagaaccaaggccttgtatggtcctcggactcaagcctatggggaaaccaagtacgaaagattataaaaattacaagtttttggacagaaccaaggccttgtatggtcctcggactcaagcctatggggaaaccaagtacgaaaaattataaaaattacaagtttttggacagaaccaaggccttgtatggtcctcggactcaagcctatggggaaaccaagtacgaaaaattataaaaattacaggtttttgacagaaccaaggctttgtatggtcctcggacccaaaccaatgggaaaaccaaatacttggataagaaaaggtttgaatctcataagaagggttacttgataaaagtgtcaggtcacttcatccacggcttaaacaccataaaaggttaaggccaataaaggtgtaaggaagggggtggaacgccccagcgcttagtcatataagaaggccgctcatttggtgggtgctatatcttcaaatggttattccttacatgacatcaagccttcgtttttcacctcggctagcatggggtaagtattactcttcattgatcggccttattaggccaagcatttctattaaagttatggcgacgtctttttattatcaagtcttttggtcttagtcgtcattaatttagatgctatattatcgTGCCGAGCAGCATTTgtagatctaaaaaaaaaaaaaaaggcatagagacaaaacatgcgaagtaaaataacaacgatttttattaatacgaaaaattattacaatgtacaaataagggctcgaacgagcctatacaaaatgtgaactgcctaagcgatagttacatccgtagtacagataattAAACTCCCAGGCGTCTtctaaactcgtcttcaaagtctctccaatctttgcctcgatactgctcatattatgataagaaccttctttgggaagaaatggcggagaaggaaatagtaaggaagaaatcaatgaagaagatggaggagatgaatgaagaagatggaggacatgagtaaagaaggaggagaagaagagagaagagatgaaaagaaagaaaaatgagcaaaagagggagaagtgaaagcaccaggatggaactggtgttgggaagactaagaaagggagacggagaaTAGCCCcagtaaaggaagagagaaagaagtagagacacttagtccctgcctcgatcctgactcccaacacactggagccatactaggtatgcccataggagagcggttggtactgatgatgggtgttctcgactcagtcacgccgaaagtttgacgtgacgagtccctgcttcggattttgactgaaagaggggtgaggttgattttgagtcttcgccatccctgtcccgatcgagccataatgagctttattggaacatggcgtttatgggaggggtttggctcctgcatcactcgttgttatgttaaagtgtatcacgatttagtttgtgaaccagtgggtaaaatgaaccctagaggaggctaaatatttcaaatctcagaaagatgagaagggattctttacaaaaacaataacctccgcccttccttcttatactgagggtggagcgggagacatttaataggttcagatatccaaaggaatctgccaacacgaacatgccggttccgtttctccaccccatcaaaacaaaccgccgaattaaagcagtctcgtaaatagtggtcattaaaagcacgttttgggatacccaaacgataagaacgcatcaagcgcgaaaccAAAAGGCTGCCTCATAGACCGGcgcgtttcttggacagatgaagagccgccagcattattaaaaggccaaattgattgggccgtaggaagggGTCTAGCATccccaaaacccccctttccaaccaagaggttggacagccgggttttgaggggctattgtggggcccaaatgatttacgggtcaggcccatttacccggggagaatccgaaggcccaagctcAACAAAAAAGTAGCCTATGGATActgccgaggacagctcagtcctcagcagacccaaagttccccccctgaaagaagggcagaaacggtataggaccgaaaccaggacaaaagatctaaaatatccagggaaagctgctcttactgccattcaatgctctgaacctgacagagccgcagtctttggcttttacaaccacccccaacgactttgaatatggactgatgggacaagtatcaattttggaaaggttgacctaatacgtggacgaaggacaatgaacgcagggaaatataaaaggaaaatgaagtaacctaaagaagggggttgggagaaatggccagaaaccagagcctcccaacccacctccaggagaaagactccaaggGTGTAGggaaacttaaacttgtacgaacaccgcgaaaaacccaccgcctatcgatcaaggcctagccttccaaacccacgctctacaaatgatattgttaggggccttttcacgtgcgaacccgacactgttacggtccaccacgaatcgcgtccttacagtaATTATGAAACTTATTTATTAGACTGGTGCTAAGGACGGTACAATTTTACTAAATTAGAGTAACAAATTGATTtagcaatttttaaataaaaggcaaaaatatagttaaaatatttatttattatgtcatTGATGTTGCAtctatttataattatttttcatatcaatttgtatgcattttgtaataaaattgataatagtgacattttcttctttactgATACAAGACATTCTACAaaattttctaccaaaaaaaaaaaaaaaaaaaacattctacaaattttattacataaacaTTAGAAATTGGtatatcaatttttaattatgaaacAAAAAAGTGATGAATTTATTACGtaattaatttctcaaaaaaaaaaggtttgttcTCCCTCCGGGCCCGAcagaaattttattgaaatgaagTAAAAGAAGTACAACTTCTATGTACGGCTTTGATTACAAGCTTTTCCCAATAATTGACCTAGCTTTAACAATTCTTAATTATCTCCCTTCAGTGAAAGATAGTAAGATACCCACTGCCACTACACTCTATTTGTCACAAACAAGCAAAATCTTAACGATTAGTTTTCCCTTTTTAGAGAATATATGATTCCATAAAAGTTCAGTTATTGTCTTGTAAATGGGAAGCAACTCGTACTAAAGTTGGAAAGAAACAATTTGCGTGGTGGGTAAGAAATCTGATCCGACAAAAAAAGGCTTCCTTATTAGTAACCCACAAGGttgctcttttctttctttttctttttcttttctcttttttgggaAGAAGCATTTCTCCTTTATGTTTAGGTTTAGGCTAGTTAACAAttcctctcttttatttttaaaatcaatcaatttttctctttatatttggAAAATGAGTAAATACTCCCAATTTGTTACTTTCTCAATAAAATCCAATGGAACcttttgaagaaattattaGTCATACACAGTAcaccaaaaggaaaagaaaataaattgagaatTGTATTGTTGTTTTCTTGATTTGATTTGTAATCATTGTAATTAGTTTagatttaacttaaaaaataactgaGGTATTTGCTCATTTCCCAAACATAGAAGAGAAAATTGGTTGGTTTCAAAGATAAGGAAGGGAATTGTGAACTACTCCAAACATAGAGGCCGAAAGTActtttctcattcttttgttttttcggGATAATTCAATAGTGGAGGTGAGAGGATTTGAAGCCTAAATGTCTCCATTAAAAACATTAAGCAAGGTGTCAACCAGTTAAGTTATAAGACTCTTGACGTAACCCGAAAGCTTAATTTGAATGCAAATTGGTTCAATGATAATGATGACAATTGATTTATAATGGGGTCCGATTAACGGGTGCCCTTAgggaattttttaatgaatcaatttctaaattttttatactacttttatggaaaaaattgtcaaaaaatcaattgttttttttctttcccataaaagtttctaaaagtatttcctaaaaaaatgcTCTTAGGATATCCATTAACAAAATCCTTAATAGCAATTTTTTGCGGTATTCTATATCTATAGTTCGAACTTCGAAACTCATCTTCTCCTTCCCGCTATCTACTTATCtcaacatcaaaaaaaaaaaaaaaaaatgttattttgggttttgtgtaGTGAGAAATTTATTGGCACACAATGTTATAGGTTCTATTACTActtgaaataaataaagatttttaCTCTTATGTAACTAAACAGCATATTTAGAGAAGGATTTTTGTGTCTTAGATCCTAACTTAATATCACTAAGATCTTAAAAGCATATCATTTAGTTTGAATatctatatatgtatttatatgtatgtgtgtgtgagtattTGTGCTAGAGCTAAAGAAAGTGTGTGTAGAAATTTCCATCTTGGGTGGAGGATCCATTAAGTTTTTGATTTGGAGGATGAACAATCAAAGGGGGAAGTACCAAAACCCAGGGGAGAACAAAGAGAAATTGCCTCAACGAGTTTCACACATGAGGGTTAAGATGTAAGAAAGTTTCAAGTTATCTACTCAGCAAAGGATTCAAATATGTGATTCTCTTTGGGAGatcattttatgttttctaattgtttgttttgtgttaTTTTACAAGGTGAAAATGTACTATCATCTTATGTTCAAAATGTAATACCAACTTTCTAATTATTTGTTCACGGATAATCTACAACCACAGATGTTCTAACTTTGTATTAGCTTGAACCATATTACATGTCCAAGTATTTCAGCTATGTAATGTTTCTTAGTGGCAACTTTATGGAGCCTAAGAACATGTTCTATAAGCTTGAACTTACATGATTCTTAGCTAAAACTACTCAAATGAGAGATAAATTCTATACCTGTGCATTGCACAATTTAGCGATtagtatgtatatattttgcaagtattttttttttttttttagacaggATGTTCCTATGAACACCCTAAGTATAATGTAGAGCTGCCACTATTTGGGGCAGCTCCCTTTTTGGAACCTAAAGTTGGTCAAGATCCCTCTTTGGAACTGCAACTGGTAAAGTCCCTCTTTAGAGTTCCCAAAGGAGCACTATCCCCTTCTTTAGAAATAGCTACGGTACCATGTTTATAATCACGACTTGCCTTAGGGTTTTAAGATCAATTCTCAAGGTGCTCACAacaaatagtttcaaaataaatcTTGTTAGGTTTTAAATGTTTAGGATTAAATATttagatttctatttttatgtatgttggcaaaccgagatTAAAACATGactaaattatgtattaaacaTTACTCATGATAGTACAAGTCAGGATTCAAGAACATTGAAGCTGTAGAAGAAGATTTTGCTTTCAGTGAAGTTCGACCGATCAAACTTAACCCTCGACTGATCGAAAGTCACAAACATGAAATCTCTATAGAATTTTActtcagcccaaactctacttaaatgATTAGGGTTTCAAGTGAAACACTTCTAGCATATAAAGGAAATCCTAAGGCACATTTTATGAAGACTTTGGAGGTGCTTTTATGAGATCAAAAAGGTACTGTGCCTTCTCCTTTCAAAGTCACTACCGGAAATCATTCTCATACCATTAGAACCGGTAGATCTAAAGTTGCTGCAACAAGATCATATATAACTGATGATTTAAACCTTCAAGAGTGGTCTTGAAGTCACAAActagagagtttgtgttgctaaacctttgagttggatctcaaagtcacaaatgtgGGTGTTTGTGTGCAACAGATTCAAGATAGAAGAGTTCGTAGATTTGGAGCTACATGTGGTTGTGTAAGTAAATTCTACATGAGGTAGCATTAGATTTTAGGGAGAAAATCTATTGTAAATTTCCATTCTATCACAGTggatttgtttaccttgagaatagttaggttaaatcttccTTAAATTTTTTACCTAGAAActgttggtttcattggttttcctaggtaaTCATATCGTTatgctatttatttttccgctatgaatgatatgatttattactATTTAACTTAAATCTGAACAATAAACCTAAGTATCAacttggttaatttttttttatttgagaaagacacacacacacatatatagggGAAGGGGGATGAAATAAGGGAATACACTCACACACTAACACCAAAACTGCATGCGGCAGTTAGTGTCGCGGAGCAAGTGATAAACCATTTCTCAATATCACACCTTACTGATGTGGGATAACTCGACAACACTGagtatctttttttatttgagaaacttaattaattaagttaaacaaTCTAATTTGTAAGGGTCTAAGCAGAACAAACAAATCTTACTAACAATATTTAgtataatgcaaaacacatatTTCAATATCATGACACTCATATCTTTATCAAAACATCAAATCATAAAAGCATTATAAGTAAATGAACAGTAGGTTCTCCAAGACAAAGTGTCGTCGTCATAGTTTGCAAATTATCCATAATCACCTTTATCAAAACATCATGAGTGAAATCGATCTCAAGG
The sequence above is drawn from the Quercus lobata isolate SW786 chromosome 12, ValleyOak3.0 Primary Assembly, whole genome shotgun sequence genome and encodes:
- the LOC115970227 gene encoding uncharacterized protein LOC115970227, producing the protein MNFLSFTNGVKNLWDSWNIKAVVLFSLTLQVILILLAPLRKRTINRISILFIWVSYLLADWAASFAVGHISNGSKDSINPCDKEKFVSSVGHYFFSSGKAKVTSCGGDKQGDALSINNNIDLLAFWAPFLLVHLGGPDTITAFALEDNELWRRHFFSLIVQLAATVYVFWLTLPKNKLWIPTLLMFGAGIIKYLERTFALFLASLNRFRESMLKEPDPGPNYAKLMEEYSSKKEAGLPTHIEMTPEPGKESKLAANVKEGILTDVEVVIYAHRYFKIFRGLIVDLIFSFRERNESRKFFQIRTAEDALKVIELELNFIYEAFYTKVVVVHSVAGYIFRFISILFVLVAFGFFYSLDKHGFVDIDVQVTYTLLYGAIFLDLIALIMLFFSDWTIASMHTNWADWQFGKCYMKLAEKFLHVKKIRWRWGDVSGSEKSEVSGSEKIEKKKFKVLNTRRLLRRWSESVSCFNLIVYCLKQRPAADKGPFKRWINKIIDKYGIRNFVNECSCGDPIPTKKLPKKLWEFIFDELLEKSKDAADDAETTKRICSARGAYAILEGIFVIEDQHQETITKITKDYIENVAYDESLLLWHVATELCFQETQKDAGHGDKKDGNWWQNVATKLICCLKPQGETVLDGASVGENCVYSKLLSDYMIYLLVKQPDMMSVVAGIGQIRYRDTCEETVNFLSRRGVKHGPKVACNAILGVDTEVRPVYVKGDRSKSVLFDACMLAKELKKLGDDKKWEIMSKVWAEMLSYAASHCRPATHAKEVSKGGQLISFVWLLMAHFGLGEQFQINEGHARAKLIVGK